One region of Termitidicoccus mucosus genomic DNA includes:
- a CDS encoding adenylate/guanylate cyclase domain-containing protein — translation MQTQTNSRISDTTPSSQEKKIPDADEAKSAKPLGIAPLREALLVWISITLIAFIGFCILFIRARNYENSSMENELKGMALIAANLVDGDRMKELTDDAQTGGELYNDISDPLVRFHRSVPSLFYVSTVRMVDGQVHHVLGTARYVSDMRPGTPLNRNRVMQPYESPDPALIETLKHHHLNITKRSSTNKFGVFKGAYAPIYDSRHEATGAVCVVLDMKEYNARINEVFAICLSEFLLVVLLTTIMAVVIHRSRSRSLCHLSRMYGRQAKYQNEIEEKNRQNEELLANILPFDVARRLKQGEKIIADQHERVTVMFIDLLGFTRFSSPLTAQEVVNFLNRVFSKFDELALRYKLEKIKTIGDCYMVVGGLAPLDDRHMRRVALMALDVVAAFGEIVKDEPDTLDFDIRIGIATGPVVSGVIGNIKFAFDLWGDTVNTASRMESHSGPGKIQCNADFVQHLQREFIFEDRGEIDVRSKGMMRTWFLVGAKSGPPSGTRPGIDTTTPREENTNSLQKT, via the coding sequence ATGCAAACCCAAACCAACAGCCGCATTTCCGACACGACTCCCTCGTCGCAGGAAAAAAAGATCCCGGATGCCGACGAGGCCAAAAGCGCGAAACCGCTCGGCATCGCGCCGCTGCGCGAGGCGCTTTTGGTGTGGATTTCGATCACGCTCATCGCATTCATCGGCTTCTGCATTCTTTTTATCAGGGCCAGAAATTACGAAAACAGCTCCATGGAAAATGAGTTGAAAGGGATGGCCCTGATCGCGGCGAACTTGGTCGATGGCGACAGGATGAAGGAGCTTACCGATGATGCGCAAACGGGCGGCGAACTCTACAATGACATCAGCGATCCGCTGGTCCGCTTCCACCGCAGCGTCCCCTCGCTGTTTTATGTTTCCACGGTGCGGATGGTCGACGGGCAGGTCCATCACGTCCTCGGCACCGCGAGATATGTGTCCGACATGCGCCCCGGCACCCCGCTGAACCGCAACCGCGTCATGCAACCCTACGAGTCGCCCGACCCGGCGCTCATCGAGACGTTAAAACACCATCACCTGAACATCACGAAGAGGAGCTCGACCAATAAATTCGGCGTGTTCAAGGGCGCTTACGCTCCGATTTACGACAGCCGGCACGAAGCCACCGGCGCGGTGTGCGTGGTCCTCGACATGAAGGAGTACAACGCGCGGATCAACGAGGTGTTTGCCATCTGCCTGAGCGAGTTTCTGCTCGTGGTCCTCCTGACCACGATCATGGCGGTTGTCATCCACCGATCCCGGTCGCGCTCCCTGTGCCACCTGAGCCGGATGTATGGCCGGCAGGCCAAATACCAAAATGAAATCGAGGAGAAAAACAGGCAGAACGAGGAACTGCTCGCCAACATCCTCCCCTTCGACGTGGCGCGGCGGCTCAAGCAGGGCGAAAAAATCATCGCCGACCAGCATGAGCGCGTGACGGTGATGTTTATCGATCTGCTGGGATTCACCCGTTTCAGCTCGCCGCTGACGGCGCAGGAAGTGGTCAATTTCCTCAACCGGGTGTTCAGCAAGTTCGATGAGTTGGCGCTGCGCTACAAACTCGAAAAAATCAAGACCATCGGCGACTGCTACATGGTCGTGGGCGGACTCGCGCCGCTCGACGACAGGCACATGCGCCGCGTCGCCCTGATGGCGCTCGACGTCGTGGCCGCCTTTGGCGAGATCGTAAAGGACGAGCCGGACACGCTGGACTTTGACATCCGCATCGGAATCGCAACAGGCCCGGTGGTGTCGGGCGTGATCGGGAACATAAAATTCGCCTTTGATCTTTGGGGCGACACGGTGAACACCGCCAGCAGGATGGAAAGCCACTCCGGTCCCGGCAAAATCCAGTGCAACGCCGACTTCGTCCAGCATTTGCAGCGGGAATTCATCTTCGAAGATCGCGGCGAGATCGATGTGCGCAGCAAGGGCATGATGCGCACATGGTTCCTGGTCGGGGCCAAGTCCGGCCCCCCCTCCGGTACTCGCCCAGGCATCGACACCACGACGCCACGGGAAGAGAACACCAATTCCCTCCAGAAAACATGA
- a CDS encoding type II toxin-antitoxin system HipA family toxin has protein sequence MNLKVTLHEKTVGQLADDPASGRIYFQYDKNWPSSGLEISPLQLPSARQAPYTHPDPAFSGLPGVFADSLPDYWGQSLLDLRLKEAGINPETASPLIRLGYIGASGIGALEYHPVIDSLSSLSQAVTLAQVDREASFLQDGRPAAGHPAATLALFHSGCSAGGAKPKVLAALLPDGNLRIGTDIPDGAQGWLIKLSTVPFENKDSRQEGRLEYAYSLMANASGVEMSDTRLFEIDAPKGKRGLFGIRRFDRDGSRKIHTHSLSGLLHQSHLLCSYEDLAKVAHRLTRDHGTLAAIFRRICFNVLARNCDDHGKNFSFTMNETGRWTLSPAFDLTHSPGPNKMGVHAMTVQGTRTPSRNDLLRFASEFQIKDAAAVLGQVHHAIGRWPEFAQQSGLKESIADRLALEFGKAFRDFS, from the coding sequence ATGAATCTGAAAGTAACTCTGCATGAAAAAACCGTCGGACAACTTGCCGACGATCCAGCCTCCGGGCGCATCTATTTTCAGTATGATAAGAACTGGCCTTCGTCGGGGCTGGAAATCTCGCCTCTGCAACTTCCATCCGCGAGGCAGGCCCCCTACACGCACCCGGATCCAGCCTTTTCCGGTCTCCCCGGCGTTTTTGCCGACAGCCTGCCGGATTATTGGGGACAATCCCTCCTGGACCTTCGTCTGAAAGAGGCCGGTATCAACCCGGAGACCGCGTCCCCGCTCATCCGACTTGGCTATATCGGCGCAAGCGGCATAGGGGCGCTCGAATACCATCCGGTCATTGATTCCCTCTCTTCCCTTTCACAGGCGGTCACACTTGCCCAAGTGGACAGGGAGGCATCCTTCCTGCAAGATGGCAGGCCCGCAGCCGGCCATCCCGCCGCCACGCTGGCTCTTTTCCATTCGGGCTGCTCTGCCGGCGGCGCCAAGCCCAAGGTGCTCGCGGCGCTGCTCCCCGACGGCAATCTGCGCATCGGCACGGACATTCCCGACGGGGCGCAGGGGTGGTTGATCAAACTTTCGACGGTCCCTTTCGAGAACAAGGACTCCCGGCAGGAAGGCCGGCTGGAGTACGCCTATTCGCTGATGGCAAATGCCTCGGGCGTCGAGATGTCTGACACCCGCCTTTTCGAGATCGACGCCCCCAAAGGCAAACGCGGGCTTTTTGGCATACGACGCTTTGACCGGGACGGTTCCAGAAAAATCCACACGCATTCGTTGTCGGGTCTTTTGCACCAATCCCATCTGCTCTGCTCCTATGAGGATCTGGCCAAGGTCGCCCATCGGCTTACCCGGGATCACGGCACACTCGCCGCGATATTCCGCCGTATATGCTTCAATGTCCTCGCCCGCAACTGCGACGATCATGGAAAAAACTTCTCGTTCACCATGAATGAAACCGGACGGTGGACGCTCTCTCCGGCCTTCGATCTGACGCATAGCCCGGGTCCCAACAAAATGGGAGTCCATGCAATGACCGTTCAGGGAACCCGAACCCCCTCTCGAAACGACCTGCTCCGGTTTGCGTCCGAATTTCAGATCAAGGATGCCGCTGCGGTATTGGGTCAAGTCCATCATGCCATCGGACGCTGGCCGGAGTTTGCCCAACAGTCCGGACTCAAGGAATCAATCGCCGACCGACTCGCCCTTGAGTTCGGGAAAGCCTTCAGGGATTTCAGCTAA
- a CDS encoding helix-turn-helix domain-containing protein, with product MILLSPKEFIQDIAKKTQMLRLQLGWSQQELARRAGVAFGTYQLFEQTGKITLERLFLISVALGRENDFKEIFVPLPIRSIEELKPKSVRKRGRTIKS from the coding sequence ATGATTCTACTTTCACCCAAAGAATTCATACAAGACATTGCCAAAAAAACCCAAATGCTCCGGCTCCAACTCGGCTGGAGCCAGCAAGAACTGGCCCGCAGGGCAGGCGTAGCCTTTGGCACTTACCAGCTTTTCGAACAAACCGGCAAAATAACCCTCGAACGGCTTTTTCTCATATCAGTCGCCTTGGGACGCGAGAATGACTTCAAGGAAATCTTCGTGCCCCTTCCAATCCGCTCCATTGAGGAACTTAAACCCAAATCGGTTCGCAAGCGCGGCAGAACCATCAAATCATGA